In Pseudobacter ginsenosidimutans, the following are encoded in one genomic region:
- a CDS encoding RagB/SusD family nutrient uptake outer membrane protein, whose protein sequence is MKKINQIYSGFALMMLLLLGSCVKDLDQQPYVQETSASVYAKAENYKKVMAKVYASLAIGGQEKGDGNADLSGRAANAYLRIYFNVQELPTDEAVYTWGGGDALNPVQFINWNTTDEWSSAMYYRILYTVGLCNEFLRNAKDDKISKFTDAEVADIQAQRNDVRFIRAVAWSHALDLFGIPPFITEDDPVGAFFPPQIKRADLFSYVEKELKEIAAALPDRAQAEDGRANKGAAYALLAKLYLNAEVYTGTGKYTECIAAANEVIGQGYTLEPTYSKLFNADNDKRTNEIIFAIQQDGQNTTTWGGTTYLVCGPIVGSMAATDLGVQSGWSSIRTTPQFVSLFPDVTGATDTRARFHTDGQSLQINDPTLQTDGYGLTKYTNKTDAGGNGSNYAEGLVDTDFPMLRLADVYLMYAEAVLRGGTGGNTGTALNYVNLIRTRAYNGSNAGNINQSDFNLNFILAERGRELFWECTRRTDLIRYGRFTGNTYLWQWKGGVKDGTSVAQRYNVYPIPAADRAANPNLDQNQDY, encoded by the coding sequence ATGAAAAAGATCAATCAAATATATAGCGGGTTTGCACTGATGATGCTGTTGCTGCTGGGCAGTTGTGTGAAGGACCTGGACCAGCAACCCTATGTGCAGGAAACCTCCGCTTCAGTTTATGCAAAAGCGGAAAACTATAAAAAGGTAATGGCAAAAGTGTACGCATCACTGGCCATTGGCGGACAGGAGAAGGGGGATGGTAATGCCGATCTCTCAGGCAGGGCTGCAAATGCTTACCTGCGCATATACTTCAACGTTCAGGAACTGCCCACCGACGAAGCAGTATATACCTGGGGCGGGGGAGATGCCTTGAATCCTGTTCAGTTCATTAACTGGAATACCACCGATGAATGGTCCTCTGCCATGTACTATCGCATATTGTATACCGTTGGCCTCTGTAATGAATTCCTGCGCAATGCGAAGGATGATAAGATCAGTAAGTTCACCGACGCTGAAGTGGCGGATATACAGGCCCAGCGTAATGATGTCCGTTTTATCAGGGCCGTTGCCTGGAGCCATGCGCTGGACCTGTTCGGCATTCCTCCATTCATTACGGAAGATGATCCTGTAGGCGCTTTCTTCCCTCCACAGATCAAACGTGCCGATCTCTTCAGTTACGTGGAAAAAGAATTGAAAGAAATTGCTGCTGCATTGCCGGACCGCGCACAGGCTGAAGATGGCCGCGCCAATAAGGGCGCTGCTTATGCGCTGCTGGCAAAGCTGTACCTGAATGCGGAAGTGTATACCGGAACGGGTAAATACACAGAGTGTATCGCAGCCGCCAACGAAGTGATCGGTCAGGGATATACGTTAGAGCCAACTTACAGCAAACTGTTCAATGCGGATAACGATAAACGTACCAACGAGATCATTTTCGCCATTCAGCAGGATGGACAAAACACTACCACCTGGGGCGGCACTACCTACCTGGTCTGCGGACCGATAGTAGGAAGCATGGCTGCCACTGACCTGGGTGTGCAATCCGGCTGGAGCAGTATCCGCACCACGCCGCAGTTTGTAAGCCTGTTCCCTGATGTTACGGGTGCAACAGATACCAGAGCGCGCTTTCATACAGACGGACAATCGTTGCAGATCAATGATCCTACTCTGCAAACCGATGGCTATGGCCTTACCAAATACACCAACAAGACCGATGCCGGCGGCAATGGTTCCAACTATGCGGAAGGTTTGGTAGATACAGATTTCCCGATGCTGCGCCTGGCTGATGTTTACCTGATGTATGCAGAAGCCGTGCTGCGTGGTGGAACAGGTGGTAATACAGGCACTGCACTGAACTACGTGAACCTGATCCGCACAAGGGCTTACAATGGCAGTAATGCAGGGAATATCAATCAGTCCGACTTCAACCTGAATTTCATTTTGGCGGAAAGAGGCCGTGAACTGTTCTGGGAATGCACCCGCCGTACCGATCTGATCCGCTATGGCCGCTTTACCGGCAATACCTATCTCTGGCAATGGAAGGGCGGAGTGAAAGATGGTACGTCTGTGGCTCAGCGTTATAATGTATATCCGATCCCTGCTGCCGACAGAGCCGCCAATCCCAATCTCGACCAGAACCAGGATTACTGA
- a CDS encoding SusC/RagA family TonB-linked outer membrane protein — MKKRERLRHLVIALCAICFLLLGNAGFSQPTNRTVTGTINSPDSLPLSGATVTVKETRQSARTDDKGQFTITVPAGQVTLEITYVGYAPGQIIVAPTATQVSLVMKRPDNNLNEVIVIGYGATRKKDLTGAVTSITEKDFNPGVMGSPEQLINGKAAGVQIMSNNGSPSSGNTVRIRGGASLSASNDPLIVVDGVPLEIGGISGNGNNFLALLNPNDIESINILKDASATAIYGSRASNGVMIITTKKGASGPLKVTFNSLLSMQTVTRLPEMLSAQQFRDLINTKGSGAQKALLGNSTTDWTDQVFENAIGNDNNISVSGSIAKKLPFRASLGYLYQDGLLKTDNLKRFSGSLVLSPSFFDRHLKIDINLKGSVNDNSFANQDAVWAASAFDPTQAVRTDKPEFGGYYERIDNAGVPVVRALRNPLGLLEQESHKSTVRRSIGTAEVDYKFHFLPDLRAHAIVGYDIAEGEGTNYVPDYAAAQYTRGGIQNSYSQKKTNKLFTAYLNYTKNLPGLKSRVDVTAGYDYQNWMATNPAFIDYNVKGEVQASTPADSQRHVLLSYYGRLNYTFNNKYLLTATIRRDGTSRFNKDNRWGVFPSLALAWKIKEENFLVNSDLISDLKLRLGFGVTGQQEGIGNYSYLPNYTIGNEFARYRFGNTYYQTYRPQAYVSDLKWESTEAWNAGLDFGLFSNKVTGTVDYYYRKTKDLLAYVSVPAGSNLTNSITTNVGNITSKGLELSLNTTLISNNQLTWTVGANATWQDVKITNLSLVPDTASPGSFTGPEVGSRGLQILSPGYAPYMFYVYKQVYDNKGKPIEGMYADLNKDGVINDKDFYRYHSPMPEFMLGFNTQVTYGKWSASTVLRASFGNYVYNDVKANQGSWETLQYNPYELINLSTDYLNTGFTARQFFSDYFVENASFLKMDNISIGYDFGNVWKNTARLRVGMLVQNVFTITKYDGVDPEIQNGFDNSFYPRPRTFSLNLNLSF, encoded by the coding sequence ATGAAAAAAAGAGAACGATTGCGACATCTTGTCATTGCCCTATGTGCTATTTGCTTTCTGCTTTTGGGTAATGCGGGATTTTCCCAACCAACTAACCGCACAGTAACCGGAACTATCAATTCCCCCGACAGCCTGCCGCTCAGCGGCGCCACCGTAACGGTGAAGGAAACACGACAATCAGCACGCACAGACGACAAAGGCCAGTTCACCATCACGGTACCTGCCGGCCAGGTGACCCTGGAGATCACGTATGTGGGATATGCCCCCGGGCAGATCATTGTTGCACCCACGGCCACCCAGGTGAGCCTGGTAATGAAGAGGCCGGACAACAACCTGAACGAAGTGATCGTGATCGGTTATGGCGCCACCCGCAAAAAAGATCTGACGGGAGCTGTGACCAGTATCACCGAAAAAGATTTCAATCCCGGTGTGATGGGATCTCCCGAACAACTGATCAATGGCAAGGCCGCTGGTGTACAGATCATGAGCAACAACGGTTCTCCCAGCTCAGGCAATACCGTACGTATCCGCGGCGGCGCTTCACTTAGCGCCAGCAATGATCCACTCATTGTAGTGGATGGCGTGCCGCTGGAGATCGGTGGCATCAGTGGCAATGGCAATAACTTCCTCGCATTGCTGAACCCGAATGATATCGAGTCCATCAATATTCTGAAAGATGCGTCGGCTACTGCTATCTATGGTTCCCGCGCAAGCAATGGCGTAATGATCATCACTACAAAAAAAGGCGCCAGCGGCCCGCTGAAGGTTACCTTCAATTCTTTGCTCTCCATGCAAACGGTAACGCGATTACCGGAAATGCTCTCTGCACAACAGTTCCGCGATCTCATCAACACCAAAGGATCAGGTGCGCAGAAAGCGCTGCTGGGAAACAGTACAACCGATTGGACCGACCAGGTATTCGAGAATGCCATCGGCAACGATAATAATATCAGCGTGTCTGGTTCCATCGCGAAGAAATTACCCTTCCGCGCTTCACTCGGCTATCTCTACCAGGATGGACTGCTGAAGACCGATAACCTCAAAAGATTTTCAGGTAGCCTGGTGCTGAGCCCGAGTTTCTTCGACCGGCACCTGAAGATCGATATCAATCTCAAAGGTTCGGTGAACGATAATAGCTTCGCCAACCAGGATGCTGTATGGGCTGCGTCTGCATTCGATCCCACGCAGGCAGTGCGTACAGACAAGCCGGAATTCGGAGGCTATTACGAGAGGATCGATAATGCCGGTGTGCCTGTTGTACGCGCACTGCGTAATCCGCTTGGATTACTTGAACAGGAAAGTCATAAGAGCACTGTACGACGCAGCATCGGTACCGCAGAAGTGGATTACAAATTCCATTTCCTGCCTGATCTTCGTGCACACGCCATCGTTGGCTATGATATTGCCGAAGGCGAAGGCACCAATTATGTTCCCGATTACGCGGCTGCACAATACACACGCGGCGGCATTCAGAACAGCTACTCACAGAAAAAGACCAATAAGCTTTTCACCGCTTATCTGAATTATACAAAGAACCTGCCCGGACTGAAAAGCAGGGTAGACGTTACGGCTGGTTATGATTACCAGAACTGGATGGCCACCAATCCGGCTTTCATCGATTACAATGTAAAAGGAGAAGTACAGGCCAGCACGCCGGCCGATTCACAGCGCCATGTATTGCTTTCGTACTACGGCCGTCTTAACTATACATTCAACAACAAATACCTGCTCACCGCCACTATTCGCCGCGACGGTACTTCCCGCTTCAACAAGGATAACCGCTGGGGCGTATTCCCATCACTGGCGCTGGCCTGGAAGATCAAGGAGGAGAATTTCCTGGTCAACAGCGATCTCATCAGTGATCTGAAACTTCGTTTAGGCTTTGGCGTTACCGGGCAACAGGAAGGCATCGGCAACTACAGTTACCTGCCCAACTATACCATCGGTAATGAATTTGCGCGCTATCGCTTCGGCAATACTTATTACCAGACCTACAGGCCGCAGGCTTATGTGTCGGACCTGAAATGGGAATCAACGGAAGCCTGGAACGCAGGACTGGACTTCGGTCTCTTCAGCAATAAAGTGACCGGTACCGTTGATTATTATTACAGGAAAACGAAAGACCTCCTGGCTTATGTATCTGTGCCTGCCGGTTCCAATCTTACCAACAGCATTACCACCAATGTGGGAAATATCACCAGCAAGGGATTGGAATTATCGTTGAACACTACATTGATCAGCAATAACCAGCTTACCTGGACTGTGGGCGCCAATGCCACCTGGCAGGATGTAAAGATCACCAACCTCAGCCTGGTGCCGGATACTGCTTCTCCCGGTTCCTTCACCGGTCCTGAAGTGGGCAGCAGGGGATTGCAGATCCTCAGTCCCGGTTATGCGCCTTATATGTTCTATGTATACAAACAGGTATACGATAATAAAGGAAAACCAATCGAAGGCATGTATGCTGATCTCAATAAGGACGGTGTGATCAACGATAAGGATTTTTATCGATACCATTCTCCCATGCCGGAATTCATGCTGGGTTTCAATACGCAGGTCACATATGGCAAATGGAGCGCCAGCACTGTATTGCGCGCCAGCTTCGGTAATTATGTGTACAACGATGTGAAGGCCAACCAGGGGAGCTGGGAAACTTTACAATACAATCCTTACGAGCTGATCAATCTCTCTACTGATTATCTGAATACAGGGTTCACGGCGCGCCAGTTCTTTTCCGATTATTTCGTGGAGAATGCGAGCTTCCTGAAAATGGATAATATTTCCATCGGATACGATTTTGGGAATGTGTGGAAGAATACAGCCAGGCTGCGTGTAGGCATGCTGGTGCAGAACGTGTTCACCATTACAAAATATGATGGAGTGGATCCCGAGATCCAGAATGGATTCGACAATAGTTTCTATCCACGTCCAAGGACTTTCTCACTCAACCTGAACCTGAGCTTCTAA
- a CDS encoding DUF5111 domain-containing protein has product MLLLPLLALTGCKKDGDRVTLEHIANNELVASASELVLTNATAGSNVFSLSWSKDSLRISNSGKYGLATTALSNTLQFDTVNTFTHPKESVETGVQKLFTGTSLNMLVLSMGMVPEETKTIYIRLKTLVGANLEPLYTPTVALKVTPFNLVSFLYMPGDLSGGWNSYTTKLCSPTSDGKYEGYVNAAQWNNFKLSEQSNGSGVVYGSLPNELYKLDPSAAQWNIWFDEGGYFLVKANTNDLSWSKTKINSFHISGDFNDWSTSATPMSYDAVNKVWTATANFQAGQWGNSFQIIANGDWVIVYGDEDGDGKIGAGEKVYPPTGTHTVTMNLSNPEKYTITIQ; this is encoded by the coding sequence ATGCTGTTGCTGCCTCTGCTGGCATTAACAGGATGTAAAAAAGATGGCGACAGAGTTACACTGGAACATATCGCCAATAATGAACTGGTGGCATCGGCTTCAGAATTAGTGCTGACCAATGCCACGGCGGGCTCCAATGTATTTTCTTTATCATGGAGCAAGGATAGTCTGCGCATCTCCAATTCCGGTAAATACGGACTGGCCACCACGGCGCTTTCCAATACACTCCAGTTTGATACCGTGAATACTTTCACGCATCCCAAAGAATCCGTAGAGACCGGTGTGCAGAAATTGTTTACCGGAACCTCACTGAATATGCTGGTGCTGAGCATGGGCATGGTACCGGAAGAAACAAAGACCATTTATATCCGGCTGAAAACGTTGGTTGGTGCTAATCTGGAGCCGCTGTACACACCAACGGTTGCTTTGAAAGTAACGCCATTCAATCTCGTGAGCTTCCTGTATATGCCGGGCGATCTCAGCGGTGGCTGGAACAGCTATACTACCAAACTCTGTTCACCAACCAGTGACGGTAAGTATGAGGGATATGTGAATGCTGCCCAGTGGAATAATTTCAAATTATCGGAGCAGTCAAATGGCAGTGGCGTTGTGTATGGTTCGCTTCCCAATGAACTGTACAAGCTGGATCCCAGCGCAGCTCAATGGAATATCTGGTTCGATGAGGGCGGCTACTTCCTGGTGAAAGCAAATACAAATGACCTCAGCTGGAGCAAAACAAAGATCAATTCCTTCCATATCTCCGGTGATTTTAACGACTGGAGCACTTCGGCTACTCCAATGAGTTATGATGCCGTAAACAAGGTTTGGACTGCAACCGCCAATTTCCAGGCGGGACAATGGGGCAACAGTTTCCAGATCATTGCTAACGGCGACTGGGTAATTGTTTATGGAGATGAGGACGGAGATGGAAAGATCGGAGCCGGAGAAAAAGTGTATCCGCCCACGGGTACGCATACCGTTACGATGAACCTGAGCAATCCTGAGAAATACACGATCACTATTCAGTAA
- a CDS encoding glycoside hydrolase family 2 protein, translating into MKYFCWIIVLCCLAAPEGHAQKIPFSDQWQFSKEEKLAGNPLLMALGNAVTPDAGWQHVNLPHTANLEPLVIQSQWVGLSWYRKDFTAKKEWKSKQVFLHFEGAMQTATVYLNGKELLTHTGGYLPFSINISSALSFDNNNVLLVRLNNQDSPLVPPGKPLKDLDFCYYSGIYRNVWLEIKNDLHITDPVMEAIPAGGGLHVWYSGVSDKQANVHVATHIRNAGGQSADYSLQWQLLDKKGKMVVKETTAGLKLAPGEALQTTGLLKVLTPQLWHPDNPYLYTLKVQIRKEGILQDEQNIRIGIREFALRDGRFYVNGKPLLFRGTNRHQEYPYIGNALSDNAQYRDAVKIKDAGFNIVRLSHYPQANAFMDACDELGLLTIAAIPGWQFIGNDSFMTHAYRDAQELMRRDRNHASVAIWELSLNETAMPDHFMERMVAIAKEESPASPALTAGWIDKYYDVFFPARQHGKFPDYWKKYTGKIPLFTAEYGDWEYFAQDAGLNQAGYAGLKGSERSSRQLRGDGEKRLLQQALNFQEAHNDNLHNPHLGDANWLMFDYNRGYSPDIEASGIMDLFRLPKFSYYFYKSQAPPGKEPLVNIATWWNERSDPSAIKVYSNCEEVALYLNGKLIEKRKLVATGSRINFVIRPLFSIFSNSRPVN; encoded by the coding sequence ATGAAATATTTTTGCTGGATTATCGTGTTGTGCTGCCTGGCAGCGCCGGAAGGTCATGCCCAGAAGATCCCATTCAGTGATCAGTGGCAGTTTAGTAAAGAAGAGAAACTGGCTGGCAACCCGCTGCTGATGGCGCTGGGTAATGCTGTTACACCGGATGCCGGCTGGCAGCATGTGAACCTGCCGCATACCGCCAACCTGGAACCACTGGTGATTCAATCACAGTGGGTAGGACTGAGCTGGTACAGGAAAGATTTTACGGCAAAAAAAGAATGGAAAAGCAAACAGGTCTTCCTTCATTTCGAAGGAGCCATGCAAACCGCTACGGTATATTTGAACGGCAAGGAATTGCTCACGCACACGGGTGGTTATCTTCCTTTCTCCATCAATATCTCTTCCGCGTTATCTTTCGATAATAACAATGTATTACTGGTTCGTCTCAATAACCAGGACAGTCCATTGGTACCGCCCGGCAAACCGCTGAAGGATCTTGATTTCTGTTATTACAGTGGTATCTACCGCAATGTGTGGCTGGAAATAAAAAATGACCTGCATATCACCGATCCGGTAATGGAAGCCATTCCGGCAGGTGGCGGATTACATGTCTGGTATTCCGGAGTTTCCGATAAACAGGCTAACGTTCACGTAGCTACGCATATTCGTAATGCAGGAGGCCAGTCCGCAGACTATTCATTGCAGTGGCAATTGCTGGATAAGAAAGGGAAGATGGTTGTCAAAGAAACAACTGCCGGCCTGAAGCTGGCTCCCGGAGAAGCTTTACAGACCACTGGTTTGTTGAAGGTGCTGACGCCGCAACTCTGGCATCCTGATAACCCGTACCTGTACACGCTGAAAGTTCAGATTCGTAAAGAAGGGATATTGCAGGATGAGCAAAATATCCGCATCGGGATCCGTGAGTTTGCACTGCGTGATGGTAGGTTCTATGTGAATGGTAAGCCGCTTTTGTTCCGTGGCACCAACCGTCACCAGGAATATCCTTATATCGGGAATGCTTTATCTGATAATGCACAATACAGGGATGCCGTAAAGATCAAAGATGCAGGTTTCAATATTGTGCGGCTTTCCCATTATCCGCAGGCCAATGCGTTCATGGATGCCTGTGATGAGCTGGGATTGCTCACCATTGCCGCCATTCCGGGCTGGCAGTTCATCGGTAACGATAGTTTCATGACGCATGCTTACAGGGATGCACAGGAACTGATGCGCCGCGACAGGAACCATGCGAGCGTGGCAATCTGGGAACTATCGCTCAATGAGACCGCAATGCCGGACCATTTTATGGAACGCATGGTGGCCATCGCCAAAGAAGAATCTCCCGCCTCACCCGCACTCACCGCTGGCTGGATCGACAAATATTATGATGTATTCTTCCCGGCGCGCCAGCATGGCAAATTCCCGGATTACTGGAAGAAGTATACAGGGAAGATCCCATTGTTCACTGCGGAGTATGGCGACTGGGAATATTTTGCGCAGGATGCAGGTCTCAACCAGGCAGGCTATGCTGGTCTGAAAGGTTCAGAGCGCAGCAGCAGACAGTTAAGGGGAGACGGAGAGAAGCGCCTCCTGCAGCAGGCACTCAATTTCCAGGAAGCGCATAACGATAACCTTCATAATCCACACCTGGGCGACGCCAACTGGCTGATGTTCGATTATAACCGCGGCTATTCACCCGATATCGAAGCATCGGGGATCATGGACCTGTTCAGGTTACCCAAATTCTCTTATTATTTCTACAAAAGCCAGGCGCCTCCCGGCAAGGAGCCGCTGGTGAATATCGCAACCTGGTGGAATGAAAGATCCGATCCCTCTGCCATCAAAGTTTACAGCAACTGCGAAGAGGTGGCGCTTTACCTGAATGGCAAATTAATAGAAAAAAGAAAGCTGGTCGCGACAGGATCTCGGATAAACTTCGTTATCCGCCCTTTGTTTTCGATCTTCAGCAATTCTCGCCCGGTGAATTAA
- a CDS encoding glycoside hydrolase family 53 protein: MKYSFRLFSTGLFFALLFMTACNKNDGDAGSVTPPEEKVLYDWTKLVMGADLSSVNMVQANGGRYEDSGRAKDPYLLFRQYGCNSVRLRLFHNPAAPGGYSADGYCGLEDVVRSIRRAKDLGMAVNLDFHYSDTWADPGVQKIPAAWAGKSISVLKDSVYNYTIGVLEHLKALNLTPEMVQIGNEIQPGMLLPEGKITNNDFSSLAVLLNSGIKAVRDFSEQSTIKPLIILHPASAQVQQWWFNGITAAGVTDFDIIGISYYEEFTTVKLEPLKALIAQLKSTFNKKVLIVETNYQWTNASQDGVVYHEQTVLNGFEVSAAGQLAYHKALTQAVIDGGGMGVMVWEPAWISNAQNWGQELIAFFDFTGKALPGLQFMHQPYKF, from the coding sequence ATGAAGTATTCTTTTCGACTTTTTTCAACGGGGTTGTTTTTTGCGCTGCTGTTCATGACAGCCTGTAACAAGAATGATGGAGATGCAGGTTCTGTGACCCCACCAGAAGAGAAAGTGTTATACGACTGGACCAAACTGGTGATGGGAGCTGACCTTAGTTCCGTGAACATGGTGCAGGCTAATGGTGGCCGTTATGAAGATTCTGGTCGCGCCAAAGATCCATACCTGTTGTTCAGGCAGTACGGCTGTAACTCAGTACGGTTAAGGCTCTTTCATAACCCGGCCGCTCCGGGCGGCTATAGCGCCGATGGATATTGCGGGCTGGAAGATGTGGTCCGCAGTATCCGTCGCGCCAAAGACCTGGGCATGGCGGTGAATCTCGATTTTCATTATTCCGATACCTGGGCAGATCCCGGCGTGCAGAAAATTCCTGCTGCATGGGCCGGGAAATCAATCAGTGTTTTGAAAGATTCTGTTTACAATTACACTATTGGCGTACTGGAACATTTGAAGGCGTTAAATCTCACACCTGAGATGGTGCAGATCGGCAACGAGATACAACCCGGTATGCTGCTGCCCGAAGGAAAGATCACCAACAATGATTTCTCCAGCCTGGCCGTATTGCTGAACAGTGGTATCAAAGCAGTGCGCGATTTTTCAGAGCAATCCACCATCAAGCCGCTGATCATTTTACATCCTGCCAGTGCACAGGTACAACAGTGGTGGTTCAATGGCATCACCGCAGCCGGAGTAACCGATTTCGATATCATCGGTATCTCTTATTACGAAGAGTTCACTACTGTGAAGCTGGAACCATTGAAAGCACTCATCGCACAACTCAAATCAACTTTCAATAAAAAAGTGCTGATCGTAGAAACCAATTACCAATGGACCAATGCCTCACAGGATGGAGTGGTATATCATGAACAGACTGTGTTGAATGGGTTTGAGGTGAGTGCGGCCGGGCAACTGGCTTACCACAAGGCCCTGACCCAGGCCGTTATCGATGGAGGCGGCATGGGCGTGATGGTATGGGAGCCGGCCTGGATCAGCAATGCACAAAACTGGGGTCAGGAACTGATCGCGTTCTTCGACTTCACCGGGAAGGCGCTGCCCGGTCTGCAGTTCATGCATCAGCCATACAAATTTTAG